The region GGCCGACCTGGCGGCCGCGCTGGAGCGGAGCCCCGGTGCGCGCAGCGCCTTCGACGCGTTGTCCAACTCGGGCAAGAAGCGGCACGTGCTGTCGGTCGAGGGCGCCAAGACCCAGGAGACCCGTCAGCGCCGGCTGGACAAGGCGATCGCGGAGCTGGCGGCCGGCGCGCGACCCTGAGCGGGGTCAGTCGGTGGCTGAGCGCTGGCGTGAAGGGTGGGTTGGTGCGGCGGTGCGCACAGAAGGGACCCTCATGCAGAAGGTGGGGGGGCCCAGGCGGGGGGGCGGCGCTCGACGAAGGCGGTCATGCCCTCCCGCGCCTCGGCCGAGCCGAACAGCTCCGCGGACAGCTGGGCAGTCCAGTCGAAGCCGTCGTCCAGACTGAGCACCGGCACCCGGCGCAGCAGCTGCTTGGTCGCGGCCAGCGCGGTCGGGCCGCCCCGCCGCAGCTGGCCCACCCAGGTGTCCACCGCGGCGTCCAGCTCGGCGGCCGGCACGACCGCGGTGAGCAGCCCAGCGCGCAGCGCGCGCGCGGCGGAGACCCGCTCGCCGGTGAGCAGCAGCTCGGCTGCCTCGCGCGGGGGCATCCGGCGCAGGCAGACCACCGAGATCACGGCCGGCGCGACCCCGACCCGCACCTCGGAGAACGCGAACCGGGTCTCCTCGGCGGCCACCGCGAGGTCACAGGCCGCGACCAGCCCGTTGCCGCCCCCGGCCACGTGCCCCTGGACCCGGGCGATGGTCGGCTTGGGGTGCTCGAGCAGGGCCTGCAGCACGTCGACCAGCGCGCGCGGCCCGGTCGCCGCGAACGAGCCGTCGTCGGCCGCCGCGGCCCCGCGCAGGTCGGCCCCCGCGCAGAAGGTGTTGCCGCTGCCGGTGAGCACGACCACCCGGACGGCGTCGTCCTCGGCGGCGGCCCGCAGGCCGGCCAGCAGCGGGGCCATCGACTCGGCGTTGAGGACGTTGCGCGCCTCCGGCCGGTCGAGGGTCAGGGTGGCCACGCCGTCGGCCACCTCGTAGCGCACCGCCGGCGAGCTCACCGCCGTCCCAGCCCCTCGAGCAGCGCGATGACGCGGAGCATGACCTCGTCCGCGCCGCCGCCGATCGAGATCAGCCGCGAGTCGCGGAAGTATCGGGCCGGCCAGTGCTCCTCCACGTACCCCATGCCGC is a window of Actinomycetes bacterium DNA encoding:
- a CDS encoding enoyl-CoA hydratase-related protein; this translates as MSSPAVRYEVADGVATLTLDRPEARNVLNAESMAPLLAGLRAAAEDDAVRVVVLTGSGNTFCAGADLRGAAAADDGSFAATGPRALVDVLQALLEHPKPTIARVQGHVAGGGNGLVAACDLAVAAEETRFAFSEVRVGVAPAVISVVCLRRMPPREAAELLLTGERVSAARALRAGLLTAVVPAAELDAAVDTWVGQLRRGGPTALAATKQLLRRVPVLSLDDGFDWTAQLSAELFGSAEAREGMTAFVERRPPAWAPPPSA